One Pygocentrus nattereri isolate fPygNat1 chromosome 23, fPygNat1.pri, whole genome shotgun sequence genomic window carries:
- the ncor1 gene encoding nuclear receptor corepressor 1 isoform X8, translated as MSVKQITRPSQEEKSEDKNEEEKSEKSEKKEDDEKKEEEEKDEKEDSKDIGKDKEKCEGEDEEGKEQSTPRGRKTANSQGRRKGRITTRSMANEAAAVAAEEPPPPPPEPVLPEPVPPPKPEPVQKPVRELAKLAPVSTMDAQARGSVEAGETSRWTEEEMEVAKKGLVEHGRNWSAIAKMVGTKSEAQCKNFYFNYKRRHNLDNLLQQHKQVTRRLRERDASQSDSMATASADDDEENPDDSEGADNSSDTESAPSPSQTDPSKPSEPLPCSGTGESASEQESTSAKGPGPDSKAQEQPFEELKVKLEKSPEGGVVGDGTAQDERARQAFEGQVHPKSEPQDTDMAAGAGERGDVQVKTEPEAREKGEKQGDQVHSDNDSSATCSADEDVEAEPDRPRMFSVEKPSLLGGPPSASVVVSSAQLSMQQLQQRAASIPPMVSSPSSIPHLPSRYAPLARARPSDWERLESRVRAQSRSPSAQLPRHVSGPFGPTGVPVGTSLSGFTMFQHQIKAVHESAHLEDNQRQEPGDAERRPRFTTRSPTILDRDGKPFAYMPYDMKLMEQEAHGGPGRPGSPYRLSPREPSKASPQPDPNNPARYSVPPVLQPAPNQVVQNLPDGMRMTFSRHRPANIPSPPPLIPTSKPSDKPAFIQGGSILQGTPGTYLPSHTHAVYGPEGAKSAGGSISLGLPRQQDPTKPVSYIKQEECSPRGQTAQAEGLLSRAQYEGVVRGGPIPAIQDLGRGSTGKGPEGLPFRGGSITHGTPALQQSSIAADLLKGTIAKLASEDLSSPEKSRAEAMSKGHVIYESKSGHLISYDAIKNPREGTRSPRTGHELKRTYDMMDRGHPVREAAPYEGLISRAQPRDGPHADTKDRSILTGSIMQGTPRASAEAFDEAKYGKQIKRESPPIRSFEGGITKGKPYEGVNTIKEMGRSIHEIPRKETQDSRKTPVMEGSITQGIPLKYESSAVNQSAIKHNVKSLLTSPGKLPHPAMEAAERERVKYEDAKGSERERLRHTSVVNSTSVLRSTHQEASKSQLSPGMYEDANARRTPNYTTSSISRGSPLLRAQEGGITSGKPVSHERKSTLTPTQRDSVPAKSPVSGSDPLASHSPFDPHHRPVVAGEVYRAHLPHHLDPNVFHHRVLDPAYMFQRQPSPTGYPNTYQLYTMENTRQTILNDYITSQQMQVIPRPDVARGLSPREQQLTIPYPPGARGIIDLAQMPPTILLPHPGGTGSPTLDRITYIPGPQPSFPHRGFNPASISPGHPGHLVASVERERERERERERDREHREREKEREKEREREQRERERERERERERERERNEYMRGAAEQPGRPGSRGFLRSPSPSMRSQESVVQPRPSIFQGTKSVITPLIRQMPSAAAAAQANSRYNTAADALAALVDAAASAPQMDVAKVKEGKHEGTGPRDNDVSAARRAAAEQQEAERRSMQSPFGAVPHPSGKQSLPVYTDGGGGGDKDKALPTKSRIEEELRTHGKTTITAASFIDVIITRQIASDKDSRARGSQSSDSSGSLPSGRYEAQGSGAIEVISPASSPAQREEKNDFPPEKSSQPATGAVRGFDMSRYRQQLESGPAAPQPPPSTQTHRVMTLADHISHIITQDFARNQDPPASSSLPSSSSSSSMSSTFQSSGAGGGVGRPKGPNRYSPENPVAPAHHQKPSSRVSPENAPDKPRSRPGKSPERAGGVGGRGIESYEPISPPQSYSGLDKQESNLLQGQRREQDLSEQRTDSRSPGSGSYLPSFFTKLESTSPMVMSKKQEIFRKSEVGNAQPGTEIFNLPAVTSSSNVNPRNHSFSDPASNLGLEDIIRKALMGNVEERPEEQTQQAQLGAAAAGNAAGVGGVSEGRQEATPSPNTGRYSGKQKLQSKASSRKSKSPNPGQVYSGGERPSSVSSVHSEGEYHRQAPSWTWEDRPSSTGSMQFPYNPLTMRMLSSTPPTSMACPSPSMQSQQQQAGVGSAPVGPARAWEQPLLSEQYETLSDSDD; from the exons CAGATAACACGACCATCACAAGAAGAGAAGTCTGAGGACAAAAACGAGGAGGAGAAATCTGAGAAATCGGAGAAGAAAGAGGACGACgagaagaaggaagaggaggagaaagatgaaaaagagGACTCAAA ggACATTggcaaagacaaagagaagTGCGAGGGGGAGGACGAGGAGGGCAAGGAGCAGAGCACGCCACGGGGCCGCAAGACGGCCAACAGCCAGGGCCGCCGTAAGGGCCGCATCACAACCCGCTCCATGGCCAATGAGGCAGCTGCTGTGGCTGCAGAGGAGCCGCCACCACCCCCACCTGAACCAG TTTTGCCGGAGCCTGTCCCTCCTCCCAAACCGGAGCCGGTGCAGAAGCCTGTGCGAGAACTTGCTAAACTTGCCCCTGTGAGCACCATGGATGCCCAAGCACGAG GATCTGTGGAGGCTGGAGAGACTTCTCGCTGGACCGAGGAGGAGATGGAGGTTGCCAAAAAAG GGCTGGTGGAGCATGGGCGGAACTGGTCAGCTATTGCTAAGATGGTAGGCACCAAGAGTGAGGCTCAGTGCAAGAACTTCTACTTCAACTACAAGAGGCGCCACAACCTGGACAACCTGCTGCAGCAGCACAAGCAG gtgacCAGACGGTTACGTGAACGAGACGCATCACAAAGCGACAGTATGGCCACTGCTTCAGCCGATGATGATGAGGAGAACCCAGATGACAGCGAAG GTGCAGACAACAGCTCGGACACAGAGAGTGCCCCATCTCCCTCTCAGACAGACCCTTCCAAGCCCTCTGAACCACTGCCCTGCTCCGGCACTGGTGAAAGTGCTTCAGAGCAAGAATCCACCTCTGCCAAAGGGCCTGGCCCAGATTCTAAAGCCCAGGAGCAGCCCTTTGAGGAGCTTAAGGTTAAGCTGGAGAAGAGTCCAGAAGGTGGGGTGGTGGGTGACGGCACAGCTCAGGACGAACGGGCACGGCAAGCCTTTGAGGGTCAGGTGCACCCTAAAAGTGAGCCACAGGACACAGATATGGCTGCAGGGGCTGGGGAGAGAGGAGACGTCCAGGTGAAGACAGAACCAGAAGCCAGGGAGAAAGGCGAAAAGCAAGGTGATCAGGTGCACTCGGACAATGACTCAAGTGCCACATGCAGCGCTGACGAAGATGTGGAGGCCGAGCCAGACAGACCAAG GATGTTTTCTGTGGAGAAGCCATCATTACTTGGAGGCCCCCCAAGTGCCTCTGTGGTAGTTTCTTCAGCCCAGCTCAGCATGCAGCAACTCCAACAGCGGGCAGCCAGCATCCCCCCTATGGTCAGTTCCCCTAGCTCCATCCCCCACTTACCTAGCAGATATGCCCCTCTGGCCAGGGCCAGGCCAAGTGACTGGGAGAGGCTCGAATCCAGAGTCAGGGCCCAGAGCCGGTCTCCCTCAGCCCAGCTGCCCCGCCAC GTATCTGGTCCCTTTGGGCCAACCGGTGTCCCTGTGGGAACTTCTCTCAGCGGCTTTACCATGTTCCAGCACCAGATCAAAGCGGTCCATGAGTCGGCTCATCTGGAGGACAACCAGCGGCAAGAGCCTGGGGATGCAGAGCGCCGCCCACGCTTTACTACCCGCAGCCCCACCATACTCGACAGAGATG GTAAGCCATTTGCCTACATGCCTTATGATATGAAGCTGATGGAACAAGAGGCTCATGGTGGACCAGGAAGACCAGGCTCACCCTACAGACTGTCTCCTCGAGAGCCCAGCAAAGCCTCCCCCCAGCCAGACCCCAACAACCCTGCACGCTACAGTGTCCCACCAG TTCTGCAGCCAGCTCCTAACCAGGTGGTTCAGAACCTTCCAGATGGAATGCGTATGACATTCTCCCGCCACAGGCCGGCAAACATTCCGTCTCCCCCTCCTCTCATTCCCACCTCTAAACCCTCAGACAAACCCGCCTTCATCCAAGGAGGATCTATTTTACAG GGAACACCGGGCACATACCTGCCCTCACACACGCACGCTGTGTATGGGCCAGAGGGGGCCAAGAGCGCTGGAGGATCCATCTCACTCGGCCTGCCAAGACAACAGGACCCTACCAAGCCtg TGTCCTATATAAAGCAGGAGGAGTGTTCTCCTCGTGGGCAAACTGCTCAGGCTGAAGGACTCCTCTCCAGGGCACAGTACGAAGGAGTGGTCAGAG GAGGACCGATACCTGCCATCCAGGACCTGGGCAGAGGCTCTACAGGAAAGGGGCCTGAGGGACTTCCCTTCAGGGGAGGGTCAATTACACAT GGCACCCCAGCACTGCAGCAGTCCAGCATAGCTGCAGACCTGTTGAAGGGCACCATTGCCAAGCTGGCCTCTGAGGATCTTTCCAGCCCAGAGAAGAGCCGTGCTGAGGCAATGTCCAAGGGCCATGTCATCTATGAGAGCAAGAGTGGACACCTTATCTCTTACGACG CCATAAAGAATCCCAGAGAAGGTACTAGAAGCCCCAGGACTGGTCATGAGCTCAAACGTACATATGATATGATGGACAGAGGGCACCCTGTACGGGAGGCTGCACCTTATGAGG gtttaattAGCAGAGCTCAGCCCAGAGATGGTCCACATGCTGATACCAAGGACAGGTCCATACTCACAGGATCCATCATGCAAG GGACACCACGAGCCTCTGCTGAAGCTTTCGATGAAGCCAAGTATGGCAAACAGATTAAGAGGGAGAGTCCACCCATCCGTTCATTTGAGGGTGGGATCACCAAAGGCAAACCCTATGAGGGCGTGAACACAATTAAAGAGATGGGCCGCTCCATTCATGAGATACCCCGCAAGGAGACACAGGATAGCCGTAAGACCCCTGTCATGGAAGGATCTATTACCCAG GGCATCCCTCTAAAGTATGAGAGCAGTGCTGTAAACCAGTCAGCCATCAAACACAACGTGAAGTCCCTACTCACCAGCCCAGGAAAACTGCCGCATCCAGCAATGGAGGCAGCAGAACGTGAACGTGTCAAGTACGAGGATGCCAAGGGCTCAGAGCGAGAGCGTCTGCGCCACACATCCGTGGTCAATTCTACTTCGGTGCTGCGCTCCACACACCAGGAGGCCAGCAAGTCACAGCTAAGCCCTGGCATGTATGAAGATGCCAATGCCCGCAGAACCCCCAACTACACCACCAGCTCCATCTCCAGGGGATCACCTTTGCTGCGAGCGCAAGAAG GAGGTATAACATCAGGAAAACCTGTCTCTCATGAGAGGAAGAGCACCCTGACACCAACCCAGAGAGACAGTGTCCCAGCCAAGTCTCCCGTTTCTGGGAGTGACCCACTGGCCTCGCACAGCCCTTTCGATCCCCATCACAGGCCTGTGGTGGCTGGAGAGGTGTACCGAGCCCACCTGCCTCATCATCTGGATCCCAATGTCTTCCATCATCGTGTTCTTGACCCAG CTTACATGTTCCAGCGTCAGCCGTCCCCGACCGGCTACCCTAACACCTACCAGCTGTACACAATGGAGAACACGCGGCAGACCATCCTCAATGACTACATCACCTCTCAGCAAATGCAGGTCATCCCGAGGCCCGACGTTGCCAGGGGCCTGTCGCCACGGGAACAGCAACTCACCATCCCGTACCCTCCTGGAGCCAGAG GTATAATTGATCTAGCCCAGATGCCTCCCACCATCCTGTTGCCTCACCCTGGGGGGACAGGTTCCCCCACCCTGGACCGCATCACGTACATCCCAGGACCTCAGCCCTCTTTTCCTCATAGGGGTTTCAACCCAGCCTCCATATCTCCAG GACATCCTGGCCATCTCGTAGCCAgtgtggagagggagagggagcgagaacgagagagggagagggatcgcgagcacagagagcgagagaaagagagggagaaggaacGGGAGAgggagcagagggagagagagcgggaacgagagagggagcgagagagagagcgtgaacGTAATGAATACATGCGTGGAG CTGCAGAACAGCCTGGCAGGCCTGGTAGCCGTGGTTTCCTGCGTTCCCCCTCCCCTTCGATGAGGTCACAGGAAAGTGTGGTCCAGCCGAGGCCCAGCATTTTCCAAGGAACCAAGAGTGTCATCACCCCTCTGAT CAGGCAGATGCCCTCGGCAGCAGCCGCAGCACAGGCGAACTCTCGCTACAACACTGCTGCAGACGCTTTGGCCGCTCTGGTGGATGCTGCCGCCTCTGCCCCTCAGATGGACGTGGCTAAGGTCAAAGAGGGCAAGCACGAGGGCACTGGCCCTCGAGACAATGATGTGAGTGCGGCACGACGGGCAGCAGCTGAGCAGCAGGAGGCTGAGCGCCGCTCAATGCAGTCCCCCTTCGGAGCCGTACCACATCCCAGTGGGAAACAGTCGCTTCCTGTGTACACCGATGGTGGAGGCGGGGGTGACAAAGATAAAGCTCTGCCAACAAAGTCGCGCATAGAGGAGGAGCTTCGCACACACGGAAAGACCACCATCACTGCCGCCAGCTTTATCGACGTCATCATCACGCGCCAGATTGCCTCAGACAAAGACTCCCGAGCAAGGGGCTCGCAGAGCTCGGACTCCTCCGGCAGCT TACCATCTGGCCGTTATGAGGCACAAGGCAGTGGAGCCATTGAGGTAATCAGCCCAGCCAGTTCTCCggcacagagagaggagaagaatgacTTCCCACCAGAGAAGAGTTCTCAGCCAGCAACAG GAGCTGTTAGAGGGTTTGATATGAGTCGGTACAGACAGCAGTTGGAATCAGGACCTGCAGCACCCCAACCACCACCCTCCACCCAGACCCACCGTGTCATGACGCTGGCTGACCACATCTCG CATATCATAACCCAAGACTTTGCCAGGAACCAGGACCCTCCTGCCTCCAGCTCACTGccttcatcttcctcctcttcctccatgTCCTCTACATTCCAAAGCTCTGGTGCAGGAGGTGGCGTGGGTCGACCCAAAGGTCCGAACCGCTACAGCCCAGAGAACCCTGTAGCCCCTGCCCACCATCAGAAACCATCCAGCAGGGTGTCCCCTGAGAATGCCCCTGACAAGCCCAGATCCAG gccAGGTAAGTCTCCGGAGCGTGCCGGTGGAGTAGGTGGTCGGGGCATAGAAAGTTATGAACCCATCTCCCCCCCTCAGAGCTACTCAGGCCTGGACAAACAAGAGAGCAACCTGCTCCAGGGCCAGAGACGTGAACAGGACCTCTCAGAGCAGAG GACGGACTCACGCTCCCCGGGCAGTGGCAGCTATCTGCCCTCTTTCTTCACCAAGCTGGAGAGTACCTCTCCCATGGTGATGTCCAAGAAGCAGGAGATCTTCCGCAAGTCTGAAGTTG GCAATGCACAACCCGGCACAGAGATTTTTAATTTACCTGCAGTAACAAGCTCAA GTAACGTGAACCCCAGGAACCACTCATTCAGTGACCCGGCCAGTAACCTGGGTCTGGAGGATATCATCCGCAAGGCGCTGATGGGGAATGTGGAGGAAAGGCCAGAGGAGCAGACACAGCAAGCTCAGCTTGGAGCTGCCGCAGCAGGCAACGCAGCTGGTGTAGGGGGTGTCTCAGAGGGGAGACAGGAGGCCACTCCTTCCCCCAACACAGGTAGATATT CTGGGAAGCAGAAGCTCCAGAGCAAGGCCAGCAGCAGAAAGTCCAAATCACCCAACCCAGGGCAGGTGTACTCGGGTGGGGAGCGGCCCTCCTCTGTCTCTTCGGTGCACTCTGAGGGAGAGTACCACAGACAGGCCCCGAGCTGGACCTGGGAGGACAGGCCTTCATCCACAG GTTCCATGCAGTTCCCCTACAACCCACTGACGATGCGGATGTTGAGCAGTACCCCTCCCACCTCCATGGCCTGCCCTTCTCCTTCCATGCAGTCCCAGCAGCAGCAAGCAGGAGTTGGCAGTGCTCCCGTTGGTCCAGCCCGTGCATGGGAACAGCCACTGCTCTCAGAACAGTATGAAACCCTGTCGGATAGCGACGACTGA